From the Thermoplasmata archaeon genome, the window AATCTTAGTAGAGGGAAATAGAGATATTAAAGCGCTCAGAAACCTTGGATTTACTGGCATAATTATAAAAATCAATGAGGGATTAACATTAAGAGATATTGCAGAAAATATAGCTGAAACGTACAGAGAGATTATTATATTTACAGATTGGGACAGAAAGGGAAATATACTTGAAAAATCTATGATTACATATCTGCAATATTACAATGTTACCTGCAATATTGAATTTAAAAGAAAAATAGC encodes:
- a CDS encoding toprim domain-containing protein encodes the protein MKEEKIIKLIEELKDQNSKVPILVEGNRDIKALRNLGFTGIIIKINEGLTLRDIAENIAETYREIIIFTDWDRKGNILEKSMITYLQYYNVTCNIEFKRKIAYYSKREIRCVEDLYHYVLQITEKIKKG